In Candidatus Aenigmatarchaeota archaeon, one DNA window encodes the following:
- a CDS encoding MFS transporter, with protein MRAGAIFGLIINYLVGAHSDFVGRKPYIALSSVIELAYYTILVFASKVWHFVFASFANSAGAALSSSSTQSYLSDKLPKKRRGHYMGLWSGISGSFYALGIFSSGFLLAYLSYRNIFFACALLSVIGFFLSLKLSEKKTRRKAQTGFLDNISNLREIPFEVKFMFLLQFIGMTSTYVLTVFGYPLLYKSLGASVSLVGVFIGIAWAVNYGSQIVFGKVADSNDPRRIFIRSLLIIVPINLVLVFVNNLYLVFLLMVIQSGFFGFYNVSIMRMQFDSVGRNNGRDMAFISNAYYLATIAGSFIAGIIMSNFGFSGIFIFRVIGFFSCMIMAAYYLQRG; from the coding sequence ATTCGGGCAGGGGCAATATTTGGCCTCATAATAAATTATCTGGTCGGGGCTCACTCGGATTTTGTCGGCAGGAAGCCATATATAGCACTTTCTTCGGTAATAGAATTGGCCTATTATACAATCCTGGTATTTGCTTCAAAGGTCTGGCATTTTGTCTTTGCATCATTTGCAAACTCTGCAGGGGCAGCCCTCTCCTCGTCTTCCACTCAGTCTTACCTTTCAGACAAGCTGCCTAAAAAACGGAGGGGCCATTACATGGGCCTTTGGAGCGGCATTTCCGGCTCTTTCTACGCACTGGGAATCTTTTCCTCAGGGTTTTTGCTTGCCTACCTAAGCTACCGGAATATTTTCTTTGCGTGTGCCCTCCTTTCAGTCATCGGCTTTTTCCTGTCACTTAAGCTTTCAGAGAAAAAAACAAGGAGGAAGGCCCAGACAGGATTTTTGGACAATATTTCCAATCTTAGGGAGATACCTTTTGAGGTAAAGTTTATGTTCTTGCTTCAGTTTATTGGGATGACTTCTACCTATGTCCTGACCGTGTTTGGCTACCCTCTCCTCTACAAGAGCCTTGGCGCAAGCGTGAGCTTGGTGGGTGTTTTCATAGGCATCGCCTGGGCAGTAAATTACGGTTCCCAGATTGTATTTGGAAAGGTTGCCGATTCCAATGACCCGCGCAGGATATTTATCCGGTCGCTGCTTATCATCGTTCCTATTAATCTTGTGCTGGTTTTTGTGAATAACCTCTACCTTGTTTTTTTGCTGATGGTAATTCAGTCAGGTTTTTTTGGGTTTTATAACGTGTCCATTATGAGGATGCAGTTTGACTCGGTCGGAAGAAATAATGGGCGTGACATGGCATTCATATCAAATGCTTATTACCTTGCAACAATTGCTGGCTCATTTATTGCTGGCATCATAATGTCCAATTTTGGCTTTTCGGGCATCTTCATATTCAGGGTTATTGGGTTTTTCTCCTGCATGATTATGGCGGCATATTATCTGCAACGGGGCTGA
- a CDS encoding MFS transporter, with product MANGDFQKFLVWGIVLSIPAGIASVTFPLYLQGLGISYAEIGAIFAIGPVLGLVLNYFVGTHSDAVGRKAYLVLSSVLFSAYFIAIAFFTKSWEFTIASLLWSSYLAISSASSGAYLSDIMPKNKRGQLAGRYNGIAGMAVVAAMALGGVLLLWLGYRNLFLVCALFGMFSVLLAMGFRETVKKPKPKSGGRPSGISKAFDFGSIPWKIKFLFLVLLISNIAGQTITAFGFPLYFKHLGADAGLIGFLIGFMWCGYYLSQLFFGKFADRFHPGLLYASTFALIIPVNVFLVFNQSPFAAAGVLFLQAAAFGLGSTAVTKMIFDSAGKNNGRDIAFVTNNAFIASVIGSFSGGLIMEHLGFSWIFAVRVVLFIICALLMICFARKFQKSA from the coding sequence ATGGCAAATGGCGATTTCCAAAAGTTTCTTGTCTGGGGGATTGTGCTTTCTATTCCAGCGGGAATCGCTTCGGTAACTTTTCCGCTTTATCTTCAGGGGCTTGGGATAAGCTACGCGGAGATTGGCGCCATCTTTGCAATCGGTCCGGTTCTGGGGCTTGTTCTCAATTATTTTGTGGGCACCCATTCGGATGCGGTTGGGCGGAAGGCGTACCTCGTACTTTCCTCGGTGCTCTTTTCGGCATATTTTATTGCAATTGCCTTTTTCACTAAATCCTGGGAGTTTACAATTGCGTCTCTCCTCTGGTCGTCATACCTTGCGATATCAAGTGCGTCTTCTGGGGCATACCTGTCGGACATCATGCCGAAAAACAAGCGTGGGCAGCTTGCTGGCCGTTACAATGGGATTGCTGGCATGGCCGTAGTCGCTGCTATGGCTTTGGGGGGTGTTCTTCTGCTATGGCTTGGCTACCGAAACCTTTTTCTTGTCTGCGCCCTTTTTGGCATGTTTTCTGTTCTCTTGGCGATGGGCTTTAGGGAAACGGTTAAGAAGCCCAAACCGAAATCCGGTGGCAGGCCTTCAGGCATCTCGAAGGCCTTTGACTTTGGAAGTATTCCCTGGAAAATAAAGTTCCTCTTCCTGGTGCTTCTTATCTCGAACATTGCAGGGCAGACCATTACTGCTTTTGGCTTTCCGCTTTATTTCAAGCATCTTGGAGCTGATGCAGGGCTTATCGGATTTTTGATTGGCTTTATGTGGTGCGGCTATTACCTATCCCAGCTCTTTTTTGGAAAATTTGCTGACCGATTCCACCCCGGGCTTTTATACGCTTCCACGTTTGCTTTGATAATTCCGGTCAATGTATTTTTGGTATTTAATCAAAGCCCATTCGCTGCGGCAGGTGTTCTCTTTCTTCAGGCAGCAGCATTTGGGCTTGGCTCCACTGCCGTCACGAAGATGATTTTCGATTCTGCTGGAAAGAATAATGGCCGTGACATTGCCTTCGTCACCAATAATGCATTTATCGCCAGTGTAATAGGCTCGTTTTCAGGAGGGCTTATCATGGAGCATCTGGGATTTTCCTGGATATTTGCTGTCAGGGTGGTGCTGTTTATCATATGCGCCCTCCTGATGATATGCTTTGCCAGGAAGTTTCAAAAGTCTGCTTAG